In the Quercus lobata isolate SW786 chromosome 5, ValleyOak3.0 Primary Assembly, whole genome shotgun sequence genome, one interval contains:
- the LOC115988955 gene encoding F-box/kelch-repeat protein At3g23880-like produces the protein MVNVDFHSVGFGFDSTSNDFKVVRLLNVHFRSATNLLHISQEAEVYSVSSGSWRQLDPQVARVPYGIHTQSRVTMYLDGNFFWCATPLPLDNNEDEKIVRFDFAREVFKSTSFPDACVIGDYSSWKTTLTALNGSIAMLVYPFGKEVEMLCFDIWVLFEFGVRESWTKLIRIGPSLDLERPLGFWGYGKMFMESKEGQLVLYDPSTNTGKIFPFDGLKGSLQVALYTEFWEKNEDDGEDHEEVNQ, from the coding sequence ATGGTCAATGTCGATTTCCACAGTGTTGGGTTCGGATTCGATTCCACATCCAATGACTTCAAGGTCGTGAGGCTTCTCAATGTTCATTTCAGGTCCGCGACCAATTTGCTTCATATAAGTCAAGAAGCGGAAGTGTATAGCGTCAGCAGTGGTTCGTGGAGGCAGCTGGATCCTCAGGTTGCTCGCGTGCCTTATGGGATTCATACACAGTCGAGGGTCACAATGTACTTGGATGGAAACTTTTTCTGGTGCGCGACCCCGCTTCCATTAGATAATAATGAGGATGAGAAGATTGTTCGCTTCGACTTTGCTAGGGAGGTATTCAAGTCTACTTCATTTCCGGACGCTTGTGTTATTGGGGATTACTCCAGTTGGAAGACGACTCTCACCGCGTTGAACGGGTCTATTGCTATGCTGGTTTATCCTTTTGGGAAGGAGGTGGAGAtgttgtgttttgatatatgggttttgtttgaATTTGGTGTTAGGGAGTCGTGGACTAAGCTTATTAGAATTGGACCCTCTTTGGATTTGGAAAGGCCATTGGGATTTTGGGGGTatggaaagatgtttatggagAGCAAAGAAGGGCAGCTGGTCTTGTATGATCCTTCTACAAACACAGGCAAGATTTTTCCATTTGATGGGCTTAAGGGATCGTTACAAGTTGCTCTCTACACtgagttttgggaaaaaaacgAGGACGATGGTGAAGACCATGAGGAAGTGAATCAATGA